A part of Pyramidobacter porci genomic DNA contains:
- a CDS encoding ABC transporter permease: protein MSLFLIRGAVEQGLIYSLVALGLYLSFRTLNIADMTVDGSYTLGAAVSAALTATGHPFLALFCAALAGAGAGLVTAFLQTKLKIQSILAGIVTMTALYSVNLRVMGGRANLTLLRLDTVFSVLKSALPRVAQPWTRLLIAAGAAVAVGLMLVFFLRTRLGLSIRATGDNPRMVSASSINPQYTITVGLCLANAMPALSGALIAQYQQFCDITMGTGMVVIGLASLIIGEVLTGAMRWPSVRRGVSAALLGGAAYWLIIAGAISSSVSANDLKLLSALIVAAAISWPALASRVRFALRKKANRRC from the coding sequence ATGAGCCTTTTTCTGATTCGCGGCGCGGTCGAGCAGGGGCTGATCTACAGCCTTGTAGCGCTGGGCCTGTACCTTTCCTTTCGTACTCTCAACATCGCCGACATGACCGTCGACGGCAGCTACACGCTGGGAGCCGCCGTATCGGCGGCGCTGACGGCGACGGGGCATCCATTCTTGGCGCTGTTCTGCGCCGCTCTGGCCGGCGCGGGAGCCGGCCTTGTAACGGCCTTTTTGCAGACGAAATTGAAGATCCAGTCGATCCTTGCCGGCATCGTCACAATGACGGCACTCTACTCAGTCAACCTGCGCGTCATGGGGGGGCGCGCCAACTTGACGCTGCTGCGTCTGGACACCGTATTCTCGGTGCTGAAATCCGCGCTGCCGCGCGTCGCGCAGCCATGGACACGATTATTGATCGCCGCGGGCGCAGCCGTGGCCGTGGGGCTTATGCTCGTGTTTTTTCTGCGCACGCGACTGGGGCTCTCGATCCGCGCCACCGGCGACAATCCTCGCATGGTCAGCGCCTCGTCCATCAATCCGCAGTATACGATCACCGTCGGCCTGTGTCTGGCCAACGCCATGCCGGCCTTGTCCGGCGCGCTGATCGCCCAGTACCAGCAGTTCTGCGACATCACCATGGGTACGGGCATGGTCGTCATCGGCCTCGCTTCGCTGATCATCGGCGAGGTGCTGACCGGCGCCATGCGCTGGCCGTCCGTGCGTCGCGGCGTTTCCGCGGCGCTGCTGGGAGGCGCGGCGTACTGGCTTATCATCGCCGGCGCCATCTCCTCGTCGGTGTCGGCCAACGACCTCAAGCTGCTCTCGGCGCTGATCGTGGCAGCGGCTATCTCCTGGCCGGCGCTGGCGTCGCGCGTCAGGTTCGCGCTGCGGAAGAAGGCGAACCGTCGATGCTGA
- a CDS encoding ABC transporter ATP-binding protein codes for MLTLDRISKTFDPGTASEKKVLENFSLHLDRGEFVTVIGSNGAGKSTIINAVSGAFYVDSGRIALDGQDITFMKDYRRAHFIGRLFQDPMQGTAPSMSVEENLSLAFIRNDEHVSPFGLSAREKKYLRDRVATLELGLENRMSARVGTLSGGQRQALTLLMATLVTPKLLMLDEHTAALDPATAEKVLALTKNIVAENKLTCMMITHNISSALALGSRTIMMDNGRILFDLRDEERARMTVPALLDRFKEAMQKNLDNDRMLLS; via the coding sequence ATGCTGACTCTCGACAGGATCAGCAAGACTTTCGACCCCGGCACGGCCAGCGAGAAAAAAGTGCTGGAAAACTTCTCGCTGCACCTCGATCGCGGCGAGTTCGTGACCGTCATCGGCTCCAACGGCGCCGGCAAGTCGACGATCATCAACGCCGTCAGCGGCGCCTTTTACGTGGACAGCGGCCGCATCGCGCTCGACGGACAGGACATCACCTTCATGAAAGATTACCGGCGCGCTCACTTCATCGGCCGCCTCTTTCAGGATCCCATGCAGGGCACGGCGCCTTCCATGTCGGTGGAGGAAAACCTTTCGTTGGCCTTCATCCGCAACGACGAGCACGTCTCCCCCTTTGGCCTCTCGGCGCGCGAAAAGAAATATCTGCGCGACCGCGTCGCCACGCTCGAGCTGGGGCTGGAGAACCGTATGAGCGCGCGCGTCGGCACGCTTTCGGGCGGCCAGCGTCAGGCGTTGACGCTGCTGATGGCGACGCTGGTGACGCCGAAACTGCTGATGCTCGACGAGCACACGGCGGCGCTCGATCCCGCCACGGCGGAAAAAGTGCTGGCGCTGACGAAAAACATCGTTGCCGAAAACAAACTGACCTGCATGATGATCACGCACAACATCAGTTCGGCGCTGGCGCTCGGCTCGCGCACGATCATGATGGACAACGGGCGCATCCTCTTCGACCTGCGGGACGAGGAGCGCGCCCGTATGACGGTGCCCGCGCTGCTGGACCGCTTCAAGGAGGCGATGCAGAAAAATCTGGACAACGACCGCATGCTGCTCAGCTGA
- a CDS encoding helix-turn-helix domain-containing protein: MNDFKKKLEKKLRDPEYKAKWDAYDPEYQVIKTLIEARRKKNVTQKQLAEMTGITQPDISRLENGRGNPSLRTLNNLAKGLGMALKVEFVDVKKK, translated from the coding sequence ATGAACGATTTCAAAAAGAAACTGGAGAAAAAGCTTCGCGATCCCGAGTACAAGGCGAAGTGGGACGCTTACGATCCTGAGTATCAGGTCATCAAGACTCTGATCGAAGCGCGCCGCAAGAAGAACGTCACGCAGAAGCAGCTCGCCGAGATGACGGGCATCACGCAGCCCGACATCAGCCGTCTCGAGAACGGGCGCGGCAACCCGTCGCTGCGAACGCTCAACAACCTCGCCAAAGGATTGGGCATGGCGCTTAAGGTGGAATTTGTCGACGTCAAAAAGAAGTAG
- a CDS encoding LysR family transcriptional regulator yields MELRVLRYFLAVAREENITRAAGYLHLTQPTLSRQLMELEKELGKKLFVRGARRVSLTEEGMLLRKRAGEMIELEEKTLAELQQDGEAVSGGVFIGAGETDAMRMAGRAACQLRREGARVCCHLYSGNSIDVTERLDRGLLDFGILLGPIDTRKYDSLLLPAKDIWGVLMPAGHPLAKKKSIRAEELWDEPLILSRQGMIESDISRWLKKEIGQLHVAATYNLVFNASLMVKEGVGLALTFDRLVGTGGESGLAFRPLSPKVESGMQVVWKKYQVHSRAAERFLAALRAQCEAAE; encoded by the coding sequence ATGGAACTGCGGGTTTTGCGTTATTTTCTGGCCGTGGCCCGCGAAGAGAACATCACCCGTGCGGCGGGTTATCTGCACCTGACCCAGCCGACGCTGTCGCGCCAGCTCATGGAGCTGGAGAAGGAGCTGGGCAAGAAACTCTTCGTGCGCGGCGCGCGCCGAGTCAGCCTGACCGAGGAAGGAATGCTGCTGCGCAAGCGCGCCGGAGAGATGATCGAACTGGAAGAGAAGACGCTTGCCGAACTGCAGCAGGACGGCGAGGCCGTAAGCGGCGGCGTGTTCATCGGCGCCGGCGAGACCGACGCCATGCGCATGGCCGGGCGGGCGGCGTGTCAGTTGCGTCGGGAAGGTGCGCGCGTCTGCTGTCATCTGTACAGCGGCAACTCCATCGACGTCACCGAACGGTTGGATCGCGGCCTGTTGGATTTCGGCATTTTGCTTGGCCCCATCGACACGAGAAAATATGATTCGTTGCTGTTGCCGGCGAAGGACATCTGGGGAGTTCTGATGCCCGCCGGCCATCCGTTGGCGAAGAAGAAATCCATCCGCGCCGAGGAACTTTGGGACGAGCCGCTGATTCTTTCGCGTCAGGGCATGATCGAGTCCGATATCTCGCGCTGGCTGAAAAAAGAAATCGGCCAGCTTCATGTAGCCGCGACCTACAACTTGGTCTTCAACGCTTCGCTGATGGTCAAAGAAGGGGTGGGATTGGCGCTGACCTTTGACCGCCTTGTCGGCACCGGCGGCGAGAGCGGACTTGCCTTTCGGCCTCTCTCGCCGAAAGTGGAGTCGGGAATGCAGGTCGTGTGGAAAAAATACCAGGTTCACTCACGCGCTGCGGAACGATTTCTTGCAGCGCTGCGCGCGCAGTGCGAAGCGGCAGAATGA
- a CDS encoding MerR family transcriptional regulator — MIALYDDLSQERTLVRHLKDAGCASDAIGRFTARAKGNERLKFLAEHRERLLRKIHADQKKPDTLDFLIFAMKRKV; from the coding sequence GTGATCGCTCTGTACGACGATCTATCGCAGGAACGGACGCTCGTCCGGCATCTGAAAGACGCGGGCTGCGCGTCCGACGCGATCGGCCGTTTTACGGCTCGCGCGAAGGGGAACGAACGCCTGAAGTTTCTGGCCGAGCATCGGGAGCGCCTGCTGCGGAAAATCCACGCGGATCAGAAAAAGCCGGACACGCTGGATTTCCTGATCTTCGCCATGAAGCGCAAAGTTTGA
- a CDS encoding cyclophilin-like fold protein, translating to MGRSVQAVRALFFAVALLSAFIEPAMAAEKTMITATIGGKSFTLVLEDNAAARALAARLPLRLRMSELNGNEKYFSLDAPLPTQSERPGRIRAGDFMLYGDNCLVLFYGTFSSAYSYTRLGRAADSEGLSQALGDGDVTVLFEWKR from the coding sequence ATGGGCAGGAGCGTCCAGGCCGTGCGCGCACTGTTCTTCGCCGTGGCGCTGCTGTCGGCGTTCATCGAGCCCGCCATGGCCGCCGAAAAGACGATGATCACGGCGACGATCGGCGGCAAGAGCTTCACCCTCGTCCTCGAAGACAACGCCGCCGCACGGGCGCTGGCCGCCAGATTGCCGCTCCGGCTGCGCATGAGCGAGCTGAACGGCAACGAAAAGTATTTCTCTCTCGACGCTCCGCTGCCAACCCAAAGCGAACGCCCCGGCCGGATCCGCGCCGGCGACTTCATGCTTTACGGCGATAATTGCCTGGTGTTGTTTTACGGAACGTTTTCCAGCGCTTACAGCTACACGCGCCTCGGGCGCGCCGCCGATTCCGAAGGTCTGTCGCAGGCGCTTGGAGACGGCGACGTCACGGTTCTCTTCGAATGGAAACGTTAA
- a CDS encoding flavodoxin, producing MSKKLVAYFSASGVTRAAAQNLAEAAGADLYEIRPAVPYTDADLDWMNKKSRSSVEMRDKTFRPPLAEKKTGLSGYGVIFLGFPIWWYTAPSIIRTFLEAGDFAGKTVVLFATSGGSGFGSTAKDLQGSAPGADIREGRLLNGRPSAASLKKWLDALGV from the coding sequence ATGAGCAAAAAACTGGTCGCTTATTTTTCCGCCAGCGGCGTCACGCGCGCCGCGGCCCAGAACTTGGCGGAAGCCGCCGGAGCCGATCTCTACGAGATCCGTCCGGCCGTTCCCTACACCGATGCCGATCTCGACTGGATGAACAAAAAATCGCGCAGTTCCGTGGAGATGCGGGACAAAACCTTTCGTCCGCCGCTGGCCGAAAAGAAAACGGGGCTTTCCGGCTACGGCGTGATCTTCCTCGGCTTCCCGATCTGGTGGTACACCGCCCCCTCGATCATCCGCACGTTCCTCGAAGCCGGCGACTTCGCCGGCAAGACGGTCGTGCTGTTCGCCACCTCCGGCGGCAGCGGCTTCGGCAGCACCGCCAAAGACCTGCAAGGCAGCGCTCCCGGCGCCGATATCCGCGAAGGCAGGCTGCTCAACGGCCGCCCCAGCGCCGCCAGCCTGAAAAAGTGGCTCGACGCGCTGGGCGTGTAA